CCAATTACCGACCTCTACAGATATCATAAGTGTTTAAACGGACATGATATCAGTCATCGTCATCAGTCAACACAATTAGATATACAATCTTGATGTAGAAAAGCTTACAGAAGTCCCTATTTACTTTCCTGCACTATTAGTGTAGATTCAGCAGTACGTCCGAATTCTTCTGGTGCATATTGCAGGTGAACTTCAGCACCAGGCCAGGAAAATGTACCGAGAGTAACAGAACGTACCAAATAATGCAGGCTATATACTCCTGGTTCTAAGTGGTCGGCATAGGCGATAATGCGATCGCGGTACACATTCCTAAAGCCAAGTTCCCAACTATCGGCTTTTGCTTGTAATGCTGCTGTGGTAGTTTGAAAACTTGCATCAACCGCCTCAAAACCTGCTGGTAGTGGATCTTTAATTACTACATGATCTACTGCGCGATCGCTGATGATTTCTAAACCAATATCAAACACTTGTCCGGGGGCTAAAGTCAAGGGTTTATCGAGGGCGTAAAGACCTGTTTTTTGTAAAGTCTTGTCTTCATTTACTTGACTAATTTGTCGTGTTATGCGTAATCCATTAAATCGTCCTGGTTGATTTCCTTGCAAGCGATAATTATAAGCAACCAGATAGTGCAAGGTGCCATTACCTGATTTTTGTAGCGTTAAATCATGACGACCACGGGGTAATTTATTTATGGGCACATTTAGCTGTAGGCTAGGATTTTTATAGCCATTAAAGCGATTTTCTCCTAACTTTTTACCAGCTAACTGTACTGTAGCAACAAAATTAGGTGGTGTGGGTTGCAGTTGACTATATTCTACTAAAGCTGTTAATGCTTGGGCATTGTTATAGTTAGTTTGCCATGTCCCATCCCGTCGCAGTGCGAGAAGACTTTGGCATAACTTATCTATGACTTCCGGTTTACTTTGTTTGGCAATAAATAATCGTAAAGCTTGCGCTTGGGCTGTGGTAGATGAACTCATCCATCCCCAACTGCTGGGTAAACTGACAACTGCTGTCCGACCAGTTTCATATATGTTCTGTTGCAGTTTGTTGATTAATTGTTGAGATTCATCTTGCCATTCTGAAAATTGAGATAAGTATCGCGCCAATTTAATTTGAGTTACTAAATCAAAGTTGTTGCGTTGTTCATAAATATCTGCAAGGAAAGTATTACGTTTATCTCCCAGTTCTGCTAAAGCTATTAAAGCATGAAGTTGCAGTTGTCTTTTACATAGTTGCTGTTTGCAAAAATCATATTCTCCGGGGTTCGCCAGAACTTTTTGCAAATAAGCTTTAAGGCGAGACAGCATTGCAGAATCAACTAAATTAGGGAACGCTTGACTTGCTTTAATTAAAGATTCACCCGCATAGGAAGAAACCCAAGGATCAGATTTTTCTTGTCCTGGAAAAGCGGCAAAACCACCATCAGCTATTTGGAGTTTTTGCAATTGTTCAATTGCTTGATTTGCGTGTTGACTAATATTAAAATCTGAAACAGGAGATTGAGAAGTTTTCCCAGTCCCCAGCGATGCACTGAGCTTGCCGAAGTGTCCCCAGTCACCAGTCCCCAGTCCCCATTTTTCCAGATTAGCAGCAATCATTAATTGACTTGCAACCGGTTCTGTAAATGGTAAATCATTATCTGATAAAACCTGCTTTGCTGGTGCTTTAATTTCTGGAATTAAAGTACTCGCCAACTGAATATCTAAACCTCCCGCTTCCGGAAAGTTATTTTTATCAACATTCAGGGGAATTTTTACTTGTTTTGCAGTTACACCAGTTTCCACAACTTTTTCTGTAATTTCAATTGGCTTAACTTCCAAAGGAACTTCAAAAGCATCTGCGGCTGTATTATTTAGCTGAGTGGTAAAGCGAACTTTACCGACTCCTACACTATCCGCTACCATTGGAAAGCGATAAGCGTGGGTTGCAGATTCAGCTTTGGTTTGCAAACTAGTAGCCGTAGGATTTTTTTCAGCAAACTTAACTGTACCGCTAAGTTCGCCATTAATTGAGAGATTTTCTGTATTTCCAGTGTTGTTGGTGACGGATAAACCAGCAAGGAGGCGATCGCCCAGACGGACAAACTGTGGCAAGATGGCATTAGTTAGCAGTGGCTTAGTAGTGATAAACGTCGCCTCGCCATTACCAAAACGCAGATTTCCATCGGTAGCGACAGCCATCACTCGCCATGTGGTTAAGTCATCCGGTAATTTAAAGGTTATCTGTGCATTACCGTTAGCATCGGTGAGAACAGAACCGTTGTAGTAAGCTAAAGCTTGAAAATCGGTGCGGACACGCGTATTTGCTGCACCAGTTGATAAACCACCGCCATAACCCCAACCTTTGGGTTTAGCTATATCTTGTGGCTGTAATATCACATCTGGACGGTTATCGCTAAAGCGGGTAGATATTGGCTGTTCTGCATAAACTGTATCCACCAAATTCGGCGGACGATAGCCAGAAAGTTGTAACACCGCCTCATTTACCACCATGACTGTAAACTGTCCTTTGGTGGGATTTCCTTGATGATCTTTCAATTCTAGCTGTATTGTTGACTCTGCACCAGGTTCTAGTGATGGTTGCAATGGCTTAACTTGCAGTTTTAAATACTTATCTTCCAAGTTAACTTTAAAAGGTGTAAAACCAATCTTGACTAAGTTATCTAAACTTCCTACTTCCACTTCGTTGAGAGGTTTACCTTGTCTGATTAATACAGCTTCGACGGCTGCATTAGGTAACATTTCTGGCGTAACTTGAAACTGAATTTGTGGTGCGCCTCCCTCAACTTTGGTAATCTGTTGATAAAGAGGTTTGTCTTTAATTACGGCAAAGTATAATTCTGCATCTGCATAGGGAGATTGAATTAGTACAGTAGCGGTTTCTCCTGGTTTAAACTCTTTTTTATCTAGCTTAACTTCTAAGACATCTTTTTCTCTCGCACCCCAAAATACTGAATTACCTCCAGTTGCCCAAATTTGTAAATCTGTGGCAGTTAATTCACTTTTGGCATCGCTAAAATTAACTCTAATTCGATATGAACCAGATTCCGCTGGCGTCAAATTTACCGATTGCGGACTGTTAGCAGATGTAATTTCTGTTTGTGCAACTGTTTTATATTCGACTTGATTTTTTGGCGTTTGGCTACCTTCCACTAACTGGGTGACACTGCTGTATTTTATCTGTTGTAACTCTAGCCGCACTCGTTGACCTGTGATTAGTTTTCCTGTAGGGTCAGTAACAATCACTTCAACAGGGAAAGCTTTACCAGCATCAGCAATGAAATTACTTTTTAACCCAATTAGGCGATTACTTGGTAACGCTGTAAAAATTTTAGAATTTGCTACAGACAAATTAGAAACATCTGCAACTTGCACATCTACCCGATAAGTCATCGCATATGGTAAATCATCAGCCACAATTACTCTTTGACTACTTTTACCATTAGCATCTAATTGAGCATTAGTTTGTAATATATCACTAGATATAGTAGGTATTTCTTCCGGCCATAACCATTGCCGACCAAAAGTAAATTCTTCCCAACCTTTGGGGATAAAATTAGCTTGCTGGCGAGTGATAAAATATTTCGCTTCGCCTGCTTCTACAGCCGCACCAAATAAATAATTACTTGTAGATTGAATATCAACTTGATCGCCAATATATGCAAATTCTTTATTCAAGTTGAGTTCGACTTGAAAATTGGGTGGCTTAAACTCAGCTACCCGAAATTCCCCAGAAATTTCATGTTTGTTCTTCCCCTTAGCCTGAATTGAATAATAGCCTAAACGCTGAGTGGTCTTGATTGGTAGTTCTAGAGAAAATGTACCAAATTCATTTGTTGTTTGCGTACCTAAGCTGGTCTTTTGTCCATCAGGATTTACCAGAGTTAATTCATAAACAGTATTTTTATCTTGCTGAATTGCCCCATTTTGTAAATAGTCAGCAAAACCAGTAAACCAAGCTTTTTCACTTGGTTGATACAACTGCCTATCTGAGAAAATGACCCCGCGTGATTCTGGCTTACCATCTTGCCAACCTGCATCAATACCATAACCATAAACGCCGCTATATTCCTCAGTTCTGGCAAATGCCCAATCTTGATTTTCACGGGCAATTACTAATAATTGTGGTGATTTAACAGAACTTGGATTTTCAGAATTACATCGCTGTAATTCTTCACGGTTAATTCTCTTAGTTCCATTTTCATCAGTTTTACCTGTTGCACAAGGTAAAGGTTCAGGGCGAGATTTTGCTTGTAATTTTGATTGATAAATTTCTATAGCAGCGGCTTTCACTGGCGAACCATCTGTAAGATGATTGACGCGAATTAAGCCTGACTCAGGAAACCACTGAGTAAATACGCCCAAATTCGTCAATTCCACCAAGCCATAAGTTGTAGGTTCTCGCCAGAGTTCCTTACCATTGTCCTGATATTTATTAGTACGGGCTTGCACTCCATAAGCTAACATTCCTGTAGCAGCACTGATTTTTTCTCCCAGAGGAACAGTCACGTCAACTGATTGATTTTTATGAGTTGCTACTTTGAAACTTGCCCATTCAGAGGGTTTCGGTAATAAATCATTAGCATAGTTAAAATAAACTAAATCTGTTGGTTGCACTACTCGATAAGCTGCTTTATATTTAGATTCTGGCAAATTTACTGTATTAATATTTAGCTGTAAATTTTTACCTGCGGGGAAAATATTTAAATCTGATGGTGCCCAGATATCGCCGGCTAAATCTCCAGTCTCATATTTCAATGTGATGGGTTTCCCCAAAGTCTGCCCAAACTTATCTTTGAGATTTCCGCCGATAGTAATTGTATAAGTCTTGGCTGGTTCTAGGGCATAGGGATTTATCCCAACAATTCTATCTTGTTCATTTACTTGCAAAATTCTCGCAATGTCTTTTGGTGCTGGATTAATGGTAATATTTTCTTTAGCTGAATCTGCCACTAATACGTTATTAAATTCTAACTGGGGACTGCCTTTAATAAATCGTCCATAGGTTCCACCTGCATCTGGTTTTCCATAAAAGTTAATTTTCTGAAATGCTAAAGGCGAATAAGTCGCTAACTTACTGGCAAATTCTTTTTGGGTAGGCAGATTGCCATAAGCAGGGTGTATTCCCGGAGAAAATACTAAACGATAAGGGGTTGCTTTTTCGAGATTTTTTTGTGGAGTGAGATTATAAATCCAATTGCGTACTGAAGGGTCAAACTTTTCTAAAGGTTCTTCATTTTCTAAGGGTTTTTCTTCTTTGTTTAATTCAACTTTGAAGTGTACACCTTGATTTTTACCTTCTGGGGTTAACTGTAAATGTTCTTGTACAGAAGCTAAATCCAATTCTGCATTGGAAGTAAACTGTAACTTTTGTTGTAAATCAATAGGTTCAGCATCAGCTTTCTCAATGGGATTGACACCAGGTAAATTAGTCAATTTGATAGATTCGGTATTGAAAGTCCAAGATAAATCTTTGTCTAGATGATGATTTTTTAAATCTGCTAAACCTGCTTTGAGAGTAACTTGAAATCTTGTTGCAATCGGTAATGCTTTGTCAGCTTGAAAACCCACCATGCGCGGTGTCAAAAAGCGAAATTGACCGGGTAAGGGCGGCCAAAGTGCAAATTTTTGCAATAATTTCTGCTGTTCTGGGCTGTCCAGACTTTCAACTGGTATTAAAGCTTCTTTAAAGCGGATACGGATTTGGTTAAGAGGTTTTGCATCTCCAATGGGACTAATTTGTTCAATCCAGTTTGGTAAAGTTGGTGGTGTCAGTGGAGAAACTGCTGGTAGTTGTTCTTTACCTGAGTTGATTCCAAAAAAACTACAGCCTGATATTCCTAGGAGTAATGTCAGGACGAGAAGACATTGGATTAAAATTCTAATAATCATATTTTTATTAATTTATAATCTCTGGATTTTGTCTGCATTATCTTTGCCTCTGGGGTTATTAAAAAAATCACGCAGAAGCGCAGAGGAGAATTTATAGCGTTTATCAATAATGATATGTTTATTTATATAGATAACTAATTCACTGTGATTGTTCCAAGAAATTAGTACAATTCTTAACTATTAATAAAACTTTAAGTTATGTAAATATTAGACCTCTTACAAAAGTCCTTATTTTCGCGTTCTTCTTAGCGTCTTAGCGCCTTTGCGCGAGGCAAAAAAAGATTTATGTAAAAGGTTTATTAACTTACATCTGCTAGGTTATCACCAATCAATTATTAAGTATTTGACATATTTCCTGATGTAGATGTAATCGCTGCGTCAAAATTAAGGTAGTTTTCTTGAGCAGGGGATTCCCTGATGAAATTAATTTTGCGATCGCTAACCAAAATTAAGCAGACTAGTAAAGTTATCCTCGCGGTGCTGCTAATATGCCTAGTGATCCGCTTGTTACCTTATTTTGCACCCATTCGTGCCGCAGATATTGCCCAAAATCAACTAGCAATGCAGTTTAGCGATCGCAATAATTTACCATTAGGAACGTTGCTGACTCATGACCAAGAGCATACATCAGTAGTACCACTAAATCAAGTTTCGCCCCAGTTTATCCATGCTATTTTAGCCGCCGAAGATAGTAGCTTTTACCATCACGGGGCGTTGGATATGAAAGCTGTTGTCCGCGCCATCAAACAAGCCATCCACGCCAAAAGAATTGTTTCCGGCGCTTCCACAATTACCATGCAGTTAGCGCGGATGTTAGAACCCGTCCCTCGCGGCTTTTCTGGTAAACTCAGCGAGATTTGGCTATCTTGGCGGTTAGCAGCAGGAATGAACAAAGATGAAATCTTTTGTGCATACATCAATCGGCTGCCAATGGGAGGGAATATATATGGTGTAGAAGCAGCCGCCCGTACTTATTTTTCCATACCAGCGAGTGAATTGAATCTTGCCCAAGCTAGTTTGTTAGCTGCTATTCCCAATAATCCCACCTACTTTAACCCTTACGAACATTGGGAACGGCTGAAGCAACGGCAAAAATACGTCCTCAATCGTATGGTACAGGAAGAATATATAAGTGAGGCCATTGCAGACCGAACATCTGCTGAAAAAGTTGTCTTTCAGTCTCGCCAGCCAGGAATTATCGCCGCACCACACTTTTTGTTTTGGCTAGCCAATCAGATTCCTGCAACTTCTGCTGATAACGTGATCCGCACAACCATAAATCGTCCTTTGCAGCAATTTGTCGAAGCACAGGTACAGCAAGTAATTTCTTCTCTCGCCGCCAACAATGTCCATGATGCAGCTGCATTGGTGATTGACAACCGCACTGGTGAAGTTTTAGCTTATGTCGGTTCACCTGATTACTTTAATCAAGCCAAACTAGGACGCAATGATGGAGTACAGGCGCTACGTCAACCAGGATCTACTCTCAAGCCTTTTGTGTATGAATTAGCTTTAGGAAAAAATTTAATTCGTCCAAATACGATTTTAGCAGATGTACCAGCCCATTACGCCATTCCCGGTGCGAAACTTTATAGTCCGACAGATTACACCGAAAGCTTTCTAGGCCCAGTGCGGGTGCGAATCGCTTTGGCAAATTCTTTGAATGTACCAGCAGTGCGGGTGTTAGAAAAGGTGGGGGTGCAGACTTTCCTAGAACATCTGCATCAACTGGGGTTTGAACACCTCAATCAAACCCCAGAATATTATGGTTTGGGTTTAACTCTTGGTAGTGGTGAAGTGAGTTTATGGGAACTAGCTAGAGCTTACCTGACCATAGCACGACAAGGAAATGCTACCCCTCTAGTAACCACATTTACCAATTCCCCACTCGAAAATCCCAAATCTAAAATCCAAAATTCGATGACAATTTGGCAATTAATCACCAACATCCTCAGTGACAGCCATGCTCGTGCCACAGCCTTTGGTGTAGACTCAATATTAAATTTACCCTTTCCTGTTGCTGTTAAAACTGGCACCTCTTCCAATTTTCGTGATACTTGGACAGTCGGCTTTACCACTGATTACACCGTCGCTACCTGGGTAGGCAATTTCAACGGTGAACCGATGCGCCAAGTTTCCGGTGTTACAGGCGCAGCACCTTTGTGGAATCGGATTATGTTACATCTGCACGAACATCAAGAACCAGCAGCTTTTCCGCCTCCAGAAGGTTTAGTAGAACTACCGATTTGTGCTATTTCAGGGTTAAGACCAACACCAGATTGTACCTCAGTGGTGCAAGAATATTTCTATCCAGAAGATAAAACTAACTACGAAGCTCAAAGTCAGTTCAATTTGCCACCAGAGTATGATGAATGGTTGGCAAAACAACAGCAATTAAATTTTGCTGCTAGCAATTTGAGAATTTTATCTCCTCATCATGGCGATTTATTCTTACTATATCCCGGTGAAGAGACAAAACAAAAGTTGGAATTTAAGCTAGTGGGAAATAAATCTGCACCTGTAGAGTGGTGGTTGAATGGTGAAAAGCTGAATACACAGTCAGCTAATTCTTTATTTTGGTATCTGCGTCCTGGTAACTGGACTTTGGCAGCGAGAAGTGGTGAAATGAGCGACAAGATAAGTTTTCAGGTGAAATTGGCAAGTGTTAAACCCACACGTCGGGGTTTTTCTATTTCCAAATCAAAGCCAATGATGCCTTCAATTATGAGGTAGATATTACCTTCAAACTCTAGCTTCAAAAAGGCTGGATTAATAATTGTAAATAACGCACAAGCTCTTAAACCCCACCCCCAACCCCTCCCCGTTGACGGGGAGGGGATGCAAAGCATAGCTTTGGTGGGGTGGGGTTCTTCGAGTGCTAACAAAGCTACCAAACCAGAAATTCGTAACTTAGCTCAGTCCATTATTAAAACTCAAACGGCTGAAATTAACCAGATGCAGCAATGGTATCAGGCTTGGTATAAGTCAAAGCCTGAATAATATTCTTACATGCGATCGCGCTTTGGCAAAATACGATCTCTGTTTTACCCATAGCGACTGCTAACACAAACAAGCGTTCCAGGAAGCCTCAAGAACTTCAAAAAGTGTTACACCAGTTACGCGAAATACCTTGTACACTAGGATTCCGCCTAAATGTAGAAATTCAACGTACAATAAAGCATTATTTAGTCAAATGTGCCAAAAGCGATCGCCTATCTCAAACAAGCACCCCGAACTGGGAAAAAAATTCAATTTTCGGAGGCTGTATTTGTCCCAGCTTGAAACTCTAATGCAGGCTTTCATTTTGTGTTAGTAGATTAAGGAATACTAAATGCCTAAATGGAAATTAGTCACAGAATTTACATTTGATAGCGCCCATTACATTAAAGATTATGATGGGCCATGTGGTAGGATGCACGGACACACTTAC
Above is a window of Nostoc sp. UHCC 0702 DNA encoding:
- a CDS encoding alpha-2-macroglobulin family protein; the encoded protein is MIIRILIQCLLVLTLLLGISGCSFFGINSGKEQLPAVSPLTPPTLPNWIEQISPIGDAKPLNQIRIRFKEALIPVESLDSPEQQKLLQKFALWPPLPGQFRFLTPRMVGFQADKALPIATRFQVTLKAGLADLKNHHLDKDLSWTFNTESIKLTNLPGVNPIEKADAEPIDLQQKLQFTSNAELDLASVQEHLQLTPEGKNQGVHFKVELNKEEKPLENEEPLEKFDPSVRNWIYNLTPQKNLEKATPYRLVFSPGIHPAYGNLPTQKEFASKLATYSPLAFQKINFYGKPDAGGTYGRFIKGSPQLEFNNVLVADSAKENITINPAPKDIARILQVNEQDRIVGINPYALEPAKTYTITIGGNLKDKFGQTLGKPITLKYETGDLAGDIWAPSDLNIFPAGKNLQLNINTVNLPESKYKAAYRVVQPTDLVYFNYANDLLPKPSEWASFKVATHKNQSVDVTVPLGEKISAATGMLAYGVQARTNKYQDNGKELWREPTTYGLVELTNLGVFTQWFPESGLIRVNHLTDGSPVKAAAIEIYQSKLQAKSRPEPLPCATGKTDENGTKRINREELQRCNSENPSSVKSPQLLVIARENQDWAFARTEEYSGVYGYGIDAGWQDGKPESRGVIFSDRQLYQPSEKAWFTGFADYLQNGAIQQDKNTVYELTLVNPDGQKTSLGTQTTNEFGTFSLELPIKTTQRLGYYSIQAKGKNKHEISGEFRVAEFKPPNFQVELNLNKEFAYIGDQVDIQSTSNYLFGAAVEAGEAKYFITRQQANFIPKGWEEFTFGRQWLWPEEIPTISSDILQTNAQLDANGKSSQRVIVADDLPYAMTYRVDVQVADVSNLSVANSKIFTALPSNRLIGLKSNFIADAGKAFPVEVIVTDPTGKLITGQRVRLELQQIKYSSVTQLVEGSQTPKNQVEYKTVAQTEITSANSPQSVNLTPAESGSYRIRVNFSDAKSELTATDLQIWATGGNSVFWGAREKDVLEVKLDKKEFKPGETATVLIQSPYADAELYFAVIKDKPLYQQITKVEGGAPQIQFQVTPEMLPNAAVEAVLIRQGKPLNEVEVGSLDNLVKIGFTPFKVNLEDKYLKLQVKPLQPSLEPGAESTIQLELKDHQGNPTKGQFTVMVVNEAVLQLSGYRPPNLVDTVYAEQPISTRFSDNRPDVILQPQDIAKPKGWGYGGGLSTGAANTRVRTDFQALAYYNGSVLTDANGNAQITFKLPDDLTTWRVMAVATDGNLRFGNGEATFITTKPLLTNAILPQFVRLGDRLLAGLSVTNNTGNTENLSINGELSGTVKFAEKNPTATSLQTKAESATHAYRFPMVADSVGVGKVRFTTQLNNTAADAFEVPLEVKPIEITEKVVETGVTAKQVKIPLNVDKNNFPEAGGLDIQLASTLIPEIKAPAKQVLSDNDLPFTEPVASQLMIAANLEKWGLGTGDWGHFGKLSASLGTGKTSQSPVSDFNISQHANQAIEQLQKLQIADGGFAAFPGQEKSDPWVSSYAGESLIKASQAFPNLVDSAMLSRLKAYLQKVLANPGEYDFCKQQLCKRQLQLHALIALAELGDKRNTFLADIYEQRNNFDLVTQIKLARYLSQFSEWQDESQQLINKLQQNIYETGRTAVVSLPSSWGWMSSSTTAQAQALRLFIAKQSKPEVIDKLCQSLLALRRDGTWQTNYNNAQALTALVEYSQLQPTPPNFVATVQLAGKKLGENRFNGYKNPSLQLNVPINKLPRGRHDLTLQKSGNGTLHYLVAYNYRLQGNQPGRFNGLRITRQISQVNEDKTLQKTGLYALDKPLTLAPGQVFDIGLEIISDRAVDHVVIKDPLPAGFEAVDASFQTTTAALQAKADSWELGFRNVYRDRIIAYADHLEPGVYSLHYLVRSVTLGTFSWPGAEVHLQYAPEEFGRTAESTLIVQESK
- the pbpC gene encoding penicillin-binding protein 1C, with the translated sequence MKLILRSLTKIKQTSKVILAVLLICLVIRLLPYFAPIRAADIAQNQLAMQFSDRNNLPLGTLLTHDQEHTSVVPLNQVSPQFIHAILAAEDSSFYHHGALDMKAVVRAIKQAIHAKRIVSGASTITMQLARMLEPVPRGFSGKLSEIWLSWRLAAGMNKDEIFCAYINRLPMGGNIYGVEAAARTYFSIPASELNLAQASLLAAIPNNPTYFNPYEHWERLKQRQKYVLNRMVQEEYISEAIADRTSAEKVVFQSRQPGIIAAPHFLFWLANQIPATSADNVIRTTINRPLQQFVEAQVQQVISSLAANNVHDAAALVIDNRTGEVLAYVGSPDYFNQAKLGRNDGVQALRQPGSTLKPFVYELALGKNLIRPNTILADVPAHYAIPGAKLYSPTDYTESFLGPVRVRIALANSLNVPAVRVLEKVGVQTFLEHLHQLGFEHLNQTPEYYGLGLTLGSGEVSLWELARAYLTIARQGNATPLVTTFTNSPLENPKSKIQNSMTIWQLITNILSDSHARATAFGVDSILNLPFPVAVKTGTSSNFRDTWTVGFTTDYTVATWVGNFNGEPMRQVSGVTGAAPLWNRIMLHLHEHQEPAAFPPPEGLVELPICAISGLRPTPDCTSVVQEYFYPEDKTNYEAQSQFNLPPEYDEWLAKQQQLNFAASNLRILSPHHGDLFLLYPGEETKQKLEFKLVGNKSAPVEWWLNGEKLNTQSANSLFWYLRPGNWTLAARSGEMSDKISFQVKLASVKPTRRGFSISKSKPMMPSIMR